A single region of the Drosophila takahashii strain IR98-3 E-12201 chromosome 2R, DtakHiC1v2, whole genome shotgun sequence genome encodes:
- the SERCA gene encoding calcium-transporting ATPase sarcoplasmic/endoplasmic reticulum type isoform X3, whose protein sequence is MEDGHSKTVEQSLNFFGTDAERGLTLDQIKTNQKKYGPNELPTEEGKSIWQLVLEQFDDLLVKILLLAAIISFVLALFEEHEETFTAFVEPLVILLILIANAVVGVWQERNAESAIEALKEYEPEMGKVVRQDKSGIQKVRAKEIVPGDLVEVSVGDKIPADIRITHIYSTTLRIDQSILTGESVSVIKHTDAIPDPRAVNQDKKNILFSGTNVAAGKARGVVIGTGLSTAIGKIRTEMSETEEIKTPLQQKLDEFGEQLSKVISVICVAVWAINIGHFNDPAHGGSWIKGAIYYFKIAVALAVAAIPEGLPAVITTCLALGTRRMAKKNAIVRSLPSVETLGCTSVICSDKTGTLTTNQMSVSRMFIFDKVEGNDSSFLEFELTGSTYEPIGETFLGGQRVKAADYDTLQELSTICIMCNDSAIDYNEFKQAFEKVGEATETALIVLAEKLNSFSVNKSGLDRRSAAIACRGEIETKWKKEFTLEFSRDRKSMSSYCTPLKASRLGTGPKLFVKGAPEGVLERCTHARVGTSKVPLTSALKAKILALTGQYGTGRDTLRCLALAVADSPMKPDEMDLGDSTKFYQYEVNLTFVGVVGMLDPPRKEVFDSIVRCRAAGIRVIVITGDNKATAEAICRRIGVFTEDEDTTGKSYSGREFDDLSPTEQKAAVARSRLFSRVEPQHKSKIVEFLQGMNEISAMTGDGVNDAPALKKAEIGIAMGSGTAVAKSAAEMVLADDNFSSIVSAVEEGRAIYNNMKQFIRYLISSNIGEVVSIFLTAALGLPEALIPVQLLWVNLVTDGLPATALGFNPPDLDIMEKPPRKADEGLISGWLFFRYMAIGFYVGAATVGAAAWWFVFSDEGPKLSYWQLTHHLACLGGGDEFKGVDCKIFSDPHAMTMALSVLVTIEMLNAMNSLSENQSLITMPPWCNLWLIGSMALSFTLHFVILYVDVLSTVFQVTPLSAEEWITVMKFSIPVVLLDETLKFVARKIADVNPRFH, encoded by the exons ATGGAAGACGGTCACTCGAAAACCGTCGAACAGTCCCTTAACTTCTTCGGAACGGACGCAGAGCGCGGCTTAACCCTCGACCAGATCAAGACGAACCAGAAGAAATATGGACCCAACG AGTTGCCGACCGAGGAAG GAAAGAGCATCTGGCAGCTGGTCTTGGAGCAGTTCGACGATCTGCTGGTGAAGATTCTGCTGTTGGCAGCCATCATCTCATTT GTTCTCGCCCTGTTTGAGGAACACGAGGAAACGTTCACTGCATTTGTAGAGCCCCTAGTTATTTTACTCATCCTGATAGCCAACGCCGTGGTGGGAGTATGGCAGGAGCGCAACGCCGAGTCGGCCATCGAGGCCCTCAAGGAGTACGAGCCCGAGATGGGCAAGGTGGTGCGCCAGGACAAGTCCGGCATCCAGAAGGTGCGCGCGAAAGAGATCGTGCCCGGCGATCTGGTTGAGGTGTCCGTCGGCGACAAGATCCCCGCCGATATCCGCATCACCCACATCTACTCGACCACCCTCAGGATCGATCAGTCCATCCTCACCGGCGAGTCGGTCTCCGTGATCAAGCACACCGACGCCATCCCCGATCCCCGCGCCGTCAACCAGGACAAGAAGAACATCCTCTTCTCCGGCACCAACGTGGCCGCCGGCAAGGCTCGCGGCGTCGTCATCGGCACTGGCCTGAGCACCGCCATCGGCAAGATCCGTACCGAGATGTCCGAGACCGAGGAGATCAAGACGCCCCTGCAGCAGAAGCTCGACGAGTTCGGCGAGCAGCTGTCCAAGGTCATCTCCGTCATTTGCGTGGCCGTCTGGGCCATCAACATTGGCCACTTCAACGACCCCGCCCACGGTGGCTCCTGGATCAAGGGTGCCATCTACTACTTCAAGATCGCCGTCGCCCTGGCCGTCGCCGCCATCCCCGAGGGTCTGCCCGCTGTGATCACCACCTGTCTGGCTCTGGGCACCCGCCGCATGGCCAAGAAGAACGCCATCGTCCGCTCCCTGCCCTCCGTGGAGACCCTGGGCTGCACCTCGGTCATCTGCTCCGACAAGACCGGCACACTGACCACCAACCAGATGTCCGTCTCGCGCATGTTCATCTTCGACAAGGTCGAGGGCAACGACAGCAGCTTCTTGGAGTTCGAGCTGACCGGCTCCACCTACGAGCCCATCGGCGAGACCTTCCTGGGCGGCCAGCGCGTCAAGGCCGCCGACTACGACACCCTGCAGGAGCTGTCCACCATCTGCATCATGTGCAACGACTCGGCCATCGATTACAATGAGTTCAAGCAGGCCTTCGAGAAGGTCGGCGAGGCCACCGAGACCGCCCTGATTGTCCTGGCCGAGAAGCTGAACAGCTTCAGCGTCAACAAGTCCGGTTTGGACCGTCGCTCCGCTGCCATCGCCTGCCGCGGCGAGATCGAGACCAAGTGGAAGAAGGAGTTCACCCTGGAGTTCTCCCGCGATCGCAAGTCCATGTCCTCGTACTGCACCCCCCTGAAGGCCTCCCGCCTGGGCACCGGCCCCAAGCTGTTCGTGAAGGGCGCCCCCGAGGGTGTCCTCGAGCGCTGCACACACGCCCGCGTCGGCACCTCCAAGGTTCCCCTGACCTCGGCCCTGAAGGCCAAGATCCTCGCCCTGACCGGCCAGTACGGCACTGGACGCGACACCCTGCGCTGCCTGGCCCTGGCCGTTGCCGATAGCCCCATGAAGCCCGACGAGATGGATCTCGGCGACTCCACCAAGTTCTACCAGTACGAGGTCAACCTAACCTTCGTCGGTGTCGTCGGCATGCTGGATCCCCCACGTAAGGAAGTTTTCGATTCCATTGTGCGCTGCCGTGCCGCCGGTATTCGCGTTATTGTGATCACCGGCGACAACAAGGCCACTGCCGAGGCCATCTGCCGCAGGATCGGTGTGTTCACCGAGGACGAGGACACCACTGGCAAGTCCTACTCCGGTCGCGAATTCGACGACCTCTCCCCCACCGAACAGAAGGCTGCCGTCGCCCGTTCCCGCCTCTTCTCGCGCGTGGAGCCCCAGCACAAGTCCAAGATTGTCGAGTTCCTGCAGGGCATGAACGAGATCTCCGCCATGACTGGTGATGGTGTGAACGACGCCCCCGCTTTGAAGAAGGCCGAGATCGGTATTGCCATGGGCTCCGGTACCGCTGTCGCCAAGTCTGCCGCCGAAATGGTCTTGGCCGACGACAACTTCTCCTCCATCGTGTCCGCCGTTGAAGAAGGTCGCGCTATTTACAACAACATGAAGCAGTTCATCCGCTACCTCATCTCCTCGAACATCGGTGAGGTCGTCTCCATCTTCCTTACTGCTGCCCTCGGTCTTCCCGAGGCCCTGATTCCCGTCCAGCTGCTCTGGGTCAACCTG GTTACTGATGGTCTCCCAGCCACCGCTCTTGGCTTCAACCCCCCTGATCTGGACATCATGGAGAAGCCCCCCAGGAAGGCCGATGAGGGTCTCATTTCCGGATGGTTGTTCTTCCG TTACATGGCTATTGGATTCTATGTCGGCGCTGCCACCGTCGGTGCCGCCGCCTGGTGGTTCGTCTTCTCCGACGAGGGACCCAAACTGAGCTACTGGCAGCTGACCCACCATCTGGCCTGCTTGGGCGGTGGTGACGAGTTCAAGGGCGTTGACTGCAAGATCTTCAGCGACCCCCATGCGATGACCATGGCTCTGTCCGTGCTGGTGACAATCGAAATGTTGAACGCAATGAACAG CTTGTCTGAGAATCAGTCGCTGATTACCATGCCTCCATGGTGCAACCTGTGGCTGATTGGATCAATGGCACTCTCCTTCACTCTTCACTTTGTTATTCTTTACGTCGATGTCCTCTCC ACCGTCTTCCAAGTGACACCGTTGTCTGCTGAGGAATGGATAACTGTGATGAAATTCTCAATTCCTGTAGTTTTATTAGATGAGACATTGAAGTTTGTTGCTAGAAAAATCGCAGATG tCAATCCCAGATTTCATTAA
- the SERCA gene encoding calcium-transporting ATPase sarcoplasmic/endoplasmic reticulum type isoform X1, giving the protein MEDGHSKTVEQSLNFFGTDAERGLTLDQIKTNQKKYGPNELPTEEGKSIWQLVLEQFDDLLVKILLLAAIISFVLALFEEHEETFTAFVEPLVILLILIANAVVGVWQERNAESAIEALKEYEPEMGKVVRQDKSGIQKVRAKEIVPGDLVEVSVGDKIPADIRITHIYSTTLRIDQSILTGESVSVIKHTDAIPDPRAVNQDKKNILFSGTNVAAGKARGVVIGTGLSTAIGKIRTEMSETEEIKTPLQQKLDEFGEQLSKVISVICVAVWAINIGHFNDPAHGGSWIKGAIYYFKIAVALAVAAIPEGLPAVITTCLALGTRRMAKKNAIVRSLPSVETLGCTSVICSDKTGTLTTNQMSVSRMFIFDKVEGNDSSFLEFELTGSTYEPIGETFLGGQRVKAADYDTLQELSTICIMCNDSAIDYNEFKQAFEKVGEATETALIVLAEKLNSFSVNKSGLDRRSAAIACRGEIETKWKKEFTLEFSRDRKSMSSYCTPLKASRLGTGPKLFVKGAPEGVLERCTHARVGTSKVPLTSALKAKILALTGQYGTGRDTLRCLALAVADSPMKPDEMDLGDSTKFYQYEVNLTFVGVVGMLDPPRKEVFDSIVRCRAAGIRVIVITGDNKATAEAICRRIGVFTEDEDTTGKSYSGREFDDLSPTEQKAAVARSRLFSRVEPQHKSKIVEFLQGMNEISAMTGDGVNDAPALKKAEIGIAMGSGTAVAKSAAEMVLADDNFSSIVSAVEEGRAIYNNMKQFIRYLISSNIGEVVSIFLTAALGLPEALIPVQLLWVNLVTDGLPATALGFNPPDLDIMEKPPRKADEGLISGWLFFRYMAIGFYVGAATVGAAAWWFVFSDEGPKLSYWQLTHHLACLGGGDEFKGVDCKIFSDPHAMTMALSVLVTIEMLNAMNSLSENQSLITMPPWCNLWLIGSMALSFTLHFVILYVDVLSTVFQVTPLSAEEWITVMKFSIPVVLLDETLKFVARKIADGESPIYKMHGIVLMWAVFFGLLYAMML; this is encoded by the exons ATGGAAGACGGTCACTCGAAAACCGTCGAACAGTCCCTTAACTTCTTCGGAACGGACGCAGAGCGCGGCTTAACCCTCGACCAGATCAAGACGAACCAGAAGAAATATGGACCCAACG AGTTGCCGACCGAGGAAG GAAAGAGCATCTGGCAGCTGGTCTTGGAGCAGTTCGACGATCTGCTGGTGAAGATTCTGCTGTTGGCAGCCATCATCTCATTT GTTCTCGCCCTGTTTGAGGAACACGAGGAAACGTTCACTGCATTTGTAGAGCCCCTAGTTATTTTACTCATCCTGATAGCCAACGCCGTGGTGGGAGTATGGCAGGAGCGCAACGCCGAGTCGGCCATCGAGGCCCTCAAGGAGTACGAGCCCGAGATGGGCAAGGTGGTGCGCCAGGACAAGTCCGGCATCCAGAAGGTGCGCGCGAAAGAGATCGTGCCCGGCGATCTGGTTGAGGTGTCCGTCGGCGACAAGATCCCCGCCGATATCCGCATCACCCACATCTACTCGACCACCCTCAGGATCGATCAGTCCATCCTCACCGGCGAGTCGGTCTCCGTGATCAAGCACACCGACGCCATCCCCGATCCCCGCGCCGTCAACCAGGACAAGAAGAACATCCTCTTCTCCGGCACCAACGTGGCCGCCGGCAAGGCTCGCGGCGTCGTCATCGGCACTGGCCTGAGCACCGCCATCGGCAAGATCCGTACCGAGATGTCCGAGACCGAGGAGATCAAGACGCCCCTGCAGCAGAAGCTCGACGAGTTCGGCGAGCAGCTGTCCAAGGTCATCTCCGTCATTTGCGTGGCCGTCTGGGCCATCAACATTGGCCACTTCAACGACCCCGCCCACGGTGGCTCCTGGATCAAGGGTGCCATCTACTACTTCAAGATCGCCGTCGCCCTGGCCGTCGCCGCCATCCCCGAGGGTCTGCCCGCTGTGATCACCACCTGTCTGGCTCTGGGCACCCGCCGCATGGCCAAGAAGAACGCCATCGTCCGCTCCCTGCCCTCCGTGGAGACCCTGGGCTGCACCTCGGTCATCTGCTCCGACAAGACCGGCACACTGACCACCAACCAGATGTCCGTCTCGCGCATGTTCATCTTCGACAAGGTCGAGGGCAACGACAGCAGCTTCTTGGAGTTCGAGCTGACCGGCTCCACCTACGAGCCCATCGGCGAGACCTTCCTGGGCGGCCAGCGCGTCAAGGCCGCCGACTACGACACCCTGCAGGAGCTGTCCACCATCTGCATCATGTGCAACGACTCGGCCATCGATTACAATGAGTTCAAGCAGGCCTTCGAGAAGGTCGGCGAGGCCACCGAGACCGCCCTGATTGTCCTGGCCGAGAAGCTGAACAGCTTCAGCGTCAACAAGTCCGGTTTGGACCGTCGCTCCGCTGCCATCGCCTGCCGCGGCGAGATCGAGACCAAGTGGAAGAAGGAGTTCACCCTGGAGTTCTCCCGCGATCGCAAGTCCATGTCCTCGTACTGCACCCCCCTGAAGGCCTCCCGCCTGGGCACCGGCCCCAAGCTGTTCGTGAAGGGCGCCCCCGAGGGTGTCCTCGAGCGCTGCACACACGCCCGCGTCGGCACCTCCAAGGTTCCCCTGACCTCGGCCCTGAAGGCCAAGATCCTCGCCCTGACCGGCCAGTACGGCACTGGACGCGACACCCTGCGCTGCCTGGCCCTGGCCGTTGCCGATAGCCCCATGAAGCCCGACGAGATGGATCTCGGCGACTCCACCAAGTTCTACCAGTACGAGGTCAACCTAACCTTCGTCGGTGTCGTCGGCATGCTGGATCCCCCACGTAAGGAAGTTTTCGATTCCATTGTGCGCTGCCGTGCCGCCGGTATTCGCGTTATTGTGATCACCGGCGACAACAAGGCCACTGCCGAGGCCATCTGCCGCAGGATCGGTGTGTTCACCGAGGACGAGGACACCACTGGCAAGTCCTACTCCGGTCGCGAATTCGACGACCTCTCCCCCACCGAACAGAAGGCTGCCGTCGCCCGTTCCCGCCTCTTCTCGCGCGTGGAGCCCCAGCACAAGTCCAAGATTGTCGAGTTCCTGCAGGGCATGAACGAGATCTCCGCCATGACTGGTGATGGTGTGAACGACGCCCCCGCTTTGAAGAAGGCCGAGATCGGTATTGCCATGGGCTCCGGTACCGCTGTCGCCAAGTCTGCCGCCGAAATGGTCTTGGCCGACGACAACTTCTCCTCCATCGTGTCCGCCGTTGAAGAAGGTCGCGCTATTTACAACAACATGAAGCAGTTCATCCGCTACCTCATCTCCTCGAACATCGGTGAGGTCGTCTCCATCTTCCTTACTGCTGCCCTCGGTCTTCCCGAGGCCCTGATTCCCGTCCAGCTGCTCTGGGTCAACCTG GTTACTGATGGTCTCCCAGCCACCGCTCTTGGCTTCAACCCCCCTGATCTGGACATCATGGAGAAGCCCCCCAGGAAGGCCGATGAGGGTCTCATTTCCGGATGGTTGTTCTTCCG TTACATGGCTATTGGATTCTATGTCGGCGCTGCCACCGTCGGTGCCGCCGCCTGGTGGTTCGTCTTCTCCGACGAGGGACCCAAACTGAGCTACTGGCAGCTGACCCACCATCTGGCCTGCTTGGGCGGTGGTGACGAGTTCAAGGGCGTTGACTGCAAGATCTTCAGCGACCCCCATGCGATGACCATGGCTCTGTCCGTGCTGGTGACAATCGAAATGTTGAACGCAATGAACAG CTTGTCTGAGAATCAGTCGCTGATTACCATGCCTCCATGGTGCAACCTGTGGCTGATTGGATCAATGGCACTCTCCTTCACTCTTCACTTTGTTATTCTTTACGTCGATGTCCTCTCC ACCGTCTTCCAAGTGACACCGTTGTCTGCTGAGGAATGGATAACTGTGATGAAATTCTCAATTCCTGTAGTTTTATTAGATGAGACATTGAAGTTTGTTGCTAGAAAAATCGCAGATGGTGAGAGTCCTATATATAAGATGCATGGGATTGTGTTAATGTGGGCTGTCTTCTTTGGCCTGCTGTACGCTATGATGCTTTaa
- the SERCA gene encoding calcium-transporting ATPase sarcoplasmic/endoplasmic reticulum type isoform X2 — translation MEDGHSKTVEQSLNFFGTDAERGLTLDQIKTNQKKYGPNELPTEEGKSIWQLVLEQFDDLLVKILLLAAIISFVLALFEEHEETFTAFVEPLVILLILIANAVVGVWQERNAESAIEALKEYEPEMGKVVRQDKSGIQKVRAKEIVPGDLVEVSVGDKIPADIRITHIYSTTLRIDQSILTGESVSVIKHTDAIPDPRAVNQDKKNILFSGTNVAAGKARGVVIGTGLSTAIGKIRTEMSETEEIKTPLQQKLDEFGEQLSKVISVICVAVWAINIGHFNDPAHGGSWIKGAIYYFKIAVALAVAAIPEGLPAVITTCLALGTRRMAKKNAIVRSLPSVETLGCTSVICSDKTGTLTTNQMSVSRMFIFDKVEGNDSSFLEFELTGSTYEPIGETFLGGQRVKAADYDTLQELSTICIMCNDSAIDYNEFKQAFEKVGEATETALIVLAEKLNSFSVNKSGLDRRSAAIACRGEIETKWKKEFTLEFSRDRKSMSSYCTPLKASRLGTGPKLFVKGAPEGVLERCTHARVGTSKVPLTSALKAKILALTGQYGTGRDTLRCLALAVADSPMKPDEMDLGDSTKFYQYEVNLTFVGVVGMLDPPRKEVFDSIVRCRAAGIRVIVITGDNKATAEAICRRIGVFTEDEDTTGKSYSGREFDDLSPTEQKAAVARSRLFSRVEPQHKSKIVEFLQGMNEISAMTGDGVNDAPALKKAEIGIAMGSGTAVAKSAAEMVLADDNFSSIVSAVEEGRAIYNNMKQFIRYLISSNIGEVVSIFLTAALGLPEALIPVQLLWVNLVTDGLPATALGFNPPDLDIMEKPPRKADEGLISGWLFFRYMAIGFYVGAATVGAAAWWFVFSDEGPKLSYWQLTHHLACLGGGDEFKGVDCKIFSDPHAMTMALSVLVTIEMLNAMNSLSENQSLITMPPWCNLWLIGSMALSFTLHFVILYVDVLSTVFQVTPLSAEEWITVMKFSIPVVLLDETLKFVARKIADVPDVVVDRM, via the exons ATGGAAGACGGTCACTCGAAAACCGTCGAACAGTCCCTTAACTTCTTCGGAACGGACGCAGAGCGCGGCTTAACCCTCGACCAGATCAAGACGAACCAGAAGAAATATGGACCCAACG AGTTGCCGACCGAGGAAG GAAAGAGCATCTGGCAGCTGGTCTTGGAGCAGTTCGACGATCTGCTGGTGAAGATTCTGCTGTTGGCAGCCATCATCTCATTT GTTCTCGCCCTGTTTGAGGAACACGAGGAAACGTTCACTGCATTTGTAGAGCCCCTAGTTATTTTACTCATCCTGATAGCCAACGCCGTGGTGGGAGTATGGCAGGAGCGCAACGCCGAGTCGGCCATCGAGGCCCTCAAGGAGTACGAGCCCGAGATGGGCAAGGTGGTGCGCCAGGACAAGTCCGGCATCCAGAAGGTGCGCGCGAAAGAGATCGTGCCCGGCGATCTGGTTGAGGTGTCCGTCGGCGACAAGATCCCCGCCGATATCCGCATCACCCACATCTACTCGACCACCCTCAGGATCGATCAGTCCATCCTCACCGGCGAGTCGGTCTCCGTGATCAAGCACACCGACGCCATCCCCGATCCCCGCGCCGTCAACCAGGACAAGAAGAACATCCTCTTCTCCGGCACCAACGTGGCCGCCGGCAAGGCTCGCGGCGTCGTCATCGGCACTGGCCTGAGCACCGCCATCGGCAAGATCCGTACCGAGATGTCCGAGACCGAGGAGATCAAGACGCCCCTGCAGCAGAAGCTCGACGAGTTCGGCGAGCAGCTGTCCAAGGTCATCTCCGTCATTTGCGTGGCCGTCTGGGCCATCAACATTGGCCACTTCAACGACCCCGCCCACGGTGGCTCCTGGATCAAGGGTGCCATCTACTACTTCAAGATCGCCGTCGCCCTGGCCGTCGCCGCCATCCCCGAGGGTCTGCCCGCTGTGATCACCACCTGTCTGGCTCTGGGCACCCGCCGCATGGCCAAGAAGAACGCCATCGTCCGCTCCCTGCCCTCCGTGGAGACCCTGGGCTGCACCTCGGTCATCTGCTCCGACAAGACCGGCACACTGACCACCAACCAGATGTCCGTCTCGCGCATGTTCATCTTCGACAAGGTCGAGGGCAACGACAGCAGCTTCTTGGAGTTCGAGCTGACCGGCTCCACCTACGAGCCCATCGGCGAGACCTTCCTGGGCGGCCAGCGCGTCAAGGCCGCCGACTACGACACCCTGCAGGAGCTGTCCACCATCTGCATCATGTGCAACGACTCGGCCATCGATTACAATGAGTTCAAGCAGGCCTTCGAGAAGGTCGGCGAGGCCACCGAGACCGCCCTGATTGTCCTGGCCGAGAAGCTGAACAGCTTCAGCGTCAACAAGTCCGGTTTGGACCGTCGCTCCGCTGCCATCGCCTGCCGCGGCGAGATCGAGACCAAGTGGAAGAAGGAGTTCACCCTGGAGTTCTCCCGCGATCGCAAGTCCATGTCCTCGTACTGCACCCCCCTGAAGGCCTCCCGCCTGGGCACCGGCCCCAAGCTGTTCGTGAAGGGCGCCCCCGAGGGTGTCCTCGAGCGCTGCACACACGCCCGCGTCGGCACCTCCAAGGTTCCCCTGACCTCGGCCCTGAAGGCCAAGATCCTCGCCCTGACCGGCCAGTACGGCACTGGACGCGACACCCTGCGCTGCCTGGCCCTGGCCGTTGCCGATAGCCCCATGAAGCCCGACGAGATGGATCTCGGCGACTCCACCAAGTTCTACCAGTACGAGGTCAACCTAACCTTCGTCGGTGTCGTCGGCATGCTGGATCCCCCACGTAAGGAAGTTTTCGATTCCATTGTGCGCTGCCGTGCCGCCGGTATTCGCGTTATTGTGATCACCGGCGACAACAAGGCCACTGCCGAGGCCATCTGCCGCAGGATCGGTGTGTTCACCGAGGACGAGGACACCACTGGCAAGTCCTACTCCGGTCGCGAATTCGACGACCTCTCCCCCACCGAACAGAAGGCTGCCGTCGCCCGTTCCCGCCTCTTCTCGCGCGTGGAGCCCCAGCACAAGTCCAAGATTGTCGAGTTCCTGCAGGGCATGAACGAGATCTCCGCCATGACTGGTGATGGTGTGAACGACGCCCCCGCTTTGAAGAAGGCCGAGATCGGTATTGCCATGGGCTCCGGTACCGCTGTCGCCAAGTCTGCCGCCGAAATGGTCTTGGCCGACGACAACTTCTCCTCCATCGTGTCCGCCGTTGAAGAAGGTCGCGCTATTTACAACAACATGAAGCAGTTCATCCGCTACCTCATCTCCTCGAACATCGGTGAGGTCGTCTCCATCTTCCTTACTGCTGCCCTCGGTCTTCCCGAGGCCCTGATTCCCGTCCAGCTGCTCTGGGTCAACCTG GTTACTGATGGTCTCCCAGCCACCGCTCTTGGCTTCAACCCCCCTGATCTGGACATCATGGAGAAGCCCCCCAGGAAGGCCGATGAGGGTCTCATTTCCGGATGGTTGTTCTTCCG TTACATGGCTATTGGATTCTATGTCGGCGCTGCCACCGTCGGTGCCGCCGCCTGGTGGTTCGTCTTCTCCGACGAGGGACCCAAACTGAGCTACTGGCAGCTGACCCACCATCTGGCCTGCTTGGGCGGTGGTGACGAGTTCAAGGGCGTTGACTGCAAGATCTTCAGCGACCCCCATGCGATGACCATGGCTCTGTCCGTGCTGGTGACAATCGAAATGTTGAACGCAATGAACAG CTTGTCTGAGAATCAGTCGCTGATTACCATGCCTCCATGGTGCAACCTGTGGCTGATTGGATCAATGGCACTCTCCTTCACTCTTCACTTTGTTATTCTTTACGTCGATGTCCTCTCC ACCGTCTTCCAAGTGACACCGTTGTCTGCTGAGGAATGGATAACTGTGATGAAATTCTCAATTCCTGTAGTTTTATTAGATGAGACATTGAAGTTTGTTGCTAGAAAAATCGCAGATG ttcCTGACGTCGTCGTCGACAGGATGTAA